One region of Populus trichocarpa isolate Nisqually-1 chromosome 4, P.trichocarpa_v4.1, whole genome shotgun sequence genomic DNA includes:
- the LOC7453625 gene encoding pentatricopeptide repeat-containing protein MRL1, chloroplastic isoform X2 has protein sequence MELAKSQTLTLTQISTLTSINQRGHRQFIGCFGHNLIRPPSSAGLLLRYRGRKLRVQRNGNKRFVVKASLDANSVLVVVAVTAFSALSLAYYNRYINSNIKNSKKITSSSIQVLGSPSFAFSQLGRSIVNQITGSQFLHFGGLHREAHEVESQGSVEKASENSHEFEEKETHVQFQETASLHGSSLLIKAVESSGANFVAANVCDTVVVEESEVGDARVSPLPSVLSESGSALPLIFATQMTELTQEKSGEEIEFGSELSGSVEKVKSNAVLVPVDNESIEKAELSSYNGAISQSVREDLYTFYGANRSVVKSASNLGLKETSSHASLLKSKRFSSLKMNTGLETEDLSSQQPLQAADHVQKTMPPAHYEGGSFHKSKNLPGSKERKHPIQDSHSKLRQLPSPNGIPSKVKDHPPEEYNAYNRLLREGRLAECLDLLEDMERRGLLDMNKVYHVKFFKLCRSQKAVKEAFRFCKLVQNPTLSTFNMLMSVCATSQNSAGAFEVLQLAKAVGLKADCKLYTTLISTCAKSGKVDAMFEVFHEMVNAGVEPNVHTYGALIDGCARAGQVAKAFGAYGIMRSKNVKPDRVVFNALITACGQSGAVDRAFDVLAEMTGEAQPIDPDHITVGALIKACTNAGQVDRAQEVYNMVHKYNIKGTPEVYTIAINSCSQIGDWEFACKVFDDMTRKGVVPDEMFLSALIDVAGHAGKMDAAFEIIQEAKAKGAQLGIIPYSSLMGACCNAKNWQKGLELYEDIKSMKIKPTVATMNALITALCDGDQLPKALEVLSEMKAWGLRPNTITYSILSVASERKDDLEAGLMLLSQAKKDCVAPTLIMSKCIISMCLRKFENACTLGEAVLSFNSGRAQIENKWTSVALMVYRGTIAAGEKPTIELVSQVLGCLQIPCDATLKNRLVENLGVTAVSSRYSNLCSLVDGFGEYDPRAFSLLEEAAALGIVPCVSFKESPITMDAKQLQIHIAEVYFLTILKGLKHRLAAGAKLPNVTILLPVEKAQVITLEGEKTINVAGRISRAVASLLRRLGLPYQGNESYGKIRINGISLRRWLQPKLDSPFSGKPGEWSTSLSRLGKGISFQQRNIRTGDFSLE, from the exons atggaGCTTGCAAAATCGCAAACCCTAACACTAACTCAAATCTCCACTCTCACTTCAATAAATCAAAGAGGTCACCGTCAATTTATTGGTTGCTTCGGCCACAATTTGATTAGGCCTCCTTCTAGTGCCGGCCTACTACTTCGATACCGTGGAAGGAAATTACGTGTTCAAAGAAATGGAAATAAGAGGTTCGTAGTTAAGGCGTCTTTGGATGCCAATTCGGTTCTGGTCGTTGTTGCTGTCACTGCTTTCTCTGCTCTCTCTCTTGCTTACTATAATCGATATATAAATAGTAACATCAAGAACAGCAAAAAGATTACCTCTAGCTCTATTCAG GTGTTAGGTTCTCCAAGTTTTGCGTTCTCTCAATTAGGAAGAAGCATTGTGAACCAGATTACTGGAAGCCAGTTTTTGCATTTTGGAGGTCTTCATAGAGAGGCCCATGAAGTAGAAAGCCAAGGATCTGTGGAGAAGGCAAGTGAAAATAGCCATGAGTTCGAGGAAAAAGAGACCCATGTACAATTTCAGGAGACTGCGTCATTGCATGGCAGTTCTCTTTTGATAAAAGCAGTGGAGTCTTCTGGTGCTAATTTTGTTGCCGCTAATGTTTGTGATACTGTGGTTGTTGAAGAATCTGAAGTTGGTGATGCAAGGGTATCTCCTTTACCTTCCGTGCTCAGTGAATCAGGCTCTGCACTACCTCTTATTTTTGCAACACAAATGACTGAGTTGACACAGGAAAAAAGTGGAGAAGAAATTGAGTTTGGTTCTGAGTTGTCTGGATCGGTGGAAAAGGTGAAGTCTAATGCTGTTTTGGTTCCTGTAGATAACGAGTCTATTGAAAAGGCTGAGCTTTCTAGCTATAACGGTGCCATTAGCCAATCTGTTAGAGAAGATCTTTACACCTTTTATGGGGCGAACCGATCAGTGGTAAAATCTGCATCCAATCTAGGTTTAAAAGAAACATCTTCTCATGCCTCCCTGCTTAAAAGCAAAAGATTTTCTTCCTTGAAAATGAATACTGGACTAGAGACGGAAGATTTATCTTCTCAGCAGCCTCTTCAAGCTGCAG ATCATGTTCAAAAAACAATGCCTCCTGCACATTATGAAGGAGGGTCTTTCCATAAAAGTAAAAACCTTCCAGGAAGCAAGGAAAGAAAACATCCGATTCAAGATAGCCATTCAAAACTCCGACAGCTGCCCTCCCCAAATGGCATTCCTTCTAAAGTAAAAGACCATCCTCCAGAGGAATACAATGCTTACAATCGTTTGCTAAGAGAGGGGAG GTTAGCTGAGTGTTTAGATTTGCTTGAAGATATGGAAAGGAGGGGTTTGTTAGACATGAATAAG GTTTACCATGTGAAGTTTTTCAAACTCTGCAGAAGTCAAAAGGCTGTCAAGGAAGCTTTTCGTTTCTGCAAGCTGGTTCAAAACCCAACCTTGAGTACATTTAACATGCTAATGTCTGTGTGTGCTACTTCACAAAATTCAGCTG GGGCTTTTGAAGTTCTACAACTTGCCAAAGCTGTTGGATTGAAAGCTGACTGCAAACTTTACACAACTTTAATATCAACATGTGCTAAGAGTGGAAAAGTTGATGCAATGTTTGAA GTGTTTCATGAGATGGTTAATGCTGGTGTGGAACCAAATGTTCATACTTATGGAGCACTTATTGATGGTTGTGCCAGAGCAGGACAAGTTGCCAAGGCATTTGGTGCATATGGGATAATGAGATCTAAG AATGTGAAGCCAGACCGAGTAGTCTTCAATGCACTTATCACTGCATGTGGTCAATCAGGAGCAGTGGATCGTGCCTTTGATGTATTAGCGGAAATGACAGGTGAGGCACAGCCTATTGATCCTGATCACATCACTGTTGGTGCACTGATAAAGGCTTGCACAAATGCTGGTCAG gttgaccgGGCACAGGAAGTGTACAACATGGTCCATAAATATAACATTAAGGGCACTCCCGAAGTTTATACAATAGCCATTAATTCTTGCAGCCAGATTGGCGATTGGGAGTTTGCATGCAAGGTGTTTGATGACATGACAAGAAAAGGCGTGGTCCCTGATGAG ATGTTTCTCAGTGCATTGATAGATGTAGCAGGCCATGCTGGAAAGATGGATGCTGCATTTGAAATCATACAAGAAGCCAAGGCTAAAGGAGCACAACTTGGAATTATACCATATAGCTCATTAATGGGAGCTTGTTGCAAT GCCAAAAACTGGCAGAAGGGACTGGAGCTCTATGAGGATATAAAGTCCATGAAAATAAAGCCAACAGTCGCAACTATGAATGCTTTGATCACTGCCTTGT GTGATGGAGATCAACTTCCCAAGGCTCTTGAAGTGTTGTCAGAAATGAAGGCATGGGGCCTGCGCCCAAATACCATCACATACTCCATACTCTCAGTGGCAAGCGAGAG AAAGGATGATCTGGAGGCTGGCCTCATGCTTCTTTCTCAAGCCAAAAAAGATTGTGTAGCCCCTACCCTCATTATGAGTAAATGCATAATTA GCATGTGCTTGCGGAAATTTGAGAATGCTTGTACCCTTGGCGAGGCTGTTTTGTCTTTCAACTCAGGAAGGGcacaaattgaaaacaaatg GACATCAGTGGCGTTAATGGTCTACCGAGGAACAATTGCAGCTGGTGAGAAGCCTACAATTGAACTTGTCTCACAGGTTTTGGGATGCCTGCAGATCCCTTGTGATGCCACACTGAAAAACAGACTTGTAGAAAATCTGGGTGTCACTGCTGTCTCGTCAAGATACTCTAACCTATGTTCATTGGTGGATGGGTTTGGAGAGTATGATCCTCGTGCTTTTTCATTACTTGAG GAAGCTGCCGCTCTTGGAATTGTGCCATGTGTATCCTTCAAAGAGAGTCCTATTACCATGGATGCTAAACAGTTGCAAATTCATATTGCTGAG GTGTACTTCTTAACAATTTTGAAAGGTCTGAAACATCGGCTTGCTGCTG GTGCAAAGTTACCGAACGTAACCATTTTACTGCCCGTAGAGAAGGCACAAGTCATAACCCTTGAAGGAGAGAAAACAATCAATGTAGCAGGACG GATCAGCCGGGCAGTTGCATCCCTTTTGAGAAGGCTAGGACTACCTTACCAAGGGAATGAATCATACGGGAAAATTAGAATCAATGGGATTTCCTTGAGAAGATGGCTTCAGCCAAAGCTTGATTCTCCTTTCAGTGGAAAACCAGGAGAATGGAGTACATCCCTGTCACGACTAGGAAAAGGAATAAGCTTCCAGCAACGCAATATTCGCACTGGTGATTTTTCTTTAGAATAA
- the LOC7453625 gene encoding pentatricopeptide repeat-containing protein MRL1, chloroplastic isoform X1 yields the protein MELAKSQTLTLTQISTLTSINQRGHRQFIGCFGHNLIRPPSSAGLLLRYRGRKLRVQRNGNKRFVVKASLDANSVLVVVAVTAFSALSLAYYNRYINSNIKNSKKITSSSIQVLGSPSFAFSQLGRSIVNQITGSQFLHFGGLHREAHEVESQGSVEKASENSHEFEEKETHVQFQETASLHGSSLLIKAVESSGANFVAANVCDTVVVEESEVGDARVSPLPSVLSESGSALPLIFATQMTELTQEKSGEEIEFGSELSGSVEKVKSNAVLVPVDNESIEKAELSSYNGAISQSVREDLYTFYGANRSVVKSASNLGLKETSSHASLLKSKRFSSLKMNTGLETEDLSSQQPLQAADHVQKTMPPAHYEGGSFHKSKNLPGSKERKHPIQDSHSKLRQLPSPNGIPSKVKDHPPEEYNAYNRLLREGRLAECLDLLEDMERRGLLDMNKVYHVKFFKLCRSQKAVKEAFRFCKLVQNPTLSTFNMLMSVCATSQNSAGAFEVLQLAKAVGLKADCKLYTTLISTCAKSGKVDAMFEVFHEMVNAGVEPNVHTYGALIDGCARAGQVAKAFGAYGIMRSKNVKPDRVVFNALITACGQSGAVDRAFDVLAEMTGEAQPIDPDHITVGALIKACTNAGQVDRAQEVYNMVHKYNIKGTPEVYTIAINSCSQIGDWEFACKVFDDMTRKGVVPDEMFLSALIDVAGHAGKMDAAFEIIQEAKAKGAQLGIIPYSSLMGACCNAKNWQKGLELYEDIKSMKIKPTVATMNALITALCDGDQLPKALEVLSEMKAWGLRPNTITYSILSVASERKDDLEAGLMLLSQAKKDCVAPTLIMSKCIISMCLRKFENACTLGEAVLSFNSGRAQIENKWTSVALMVYRGTIAAGEKPTIELVSQVLGCLQIPCDATLKNRLVENLGVTAVSSRYSNLCSLVDGFGEYDPRAFSLLEICHLQEAAALGIVPCVSFKESPITMDAKQLQIHIAEVYFLTILKGLKHRLAAGAKLPNVTILLPVEKAQVITLEGEKTINVAGRISRAVASLLRRLGLPYQGNESYGKIRINGISLRRWLQPKLDSPFSGKPGEWSTSLSRLGKGISFQQRNIRTGDFSLE from the exons atggaGCTTGCAAAATCGCAAACCCTAACACTAACTCAAATCTCCACTCTCACTTCAATAAATCAAAGAGGTCACCGTCAATTTATTGGTTGCTTCGGCCACAATTTGATTAGGCCTCCTTCTAGTGCCGGCCTACTACTTCGATACCGTGGAAGGAAATTACGTGTTCAAAGAAATGGAAATAAGAGGTTCGTAGTTAAGGCGTCTTTGGATGCCAATTCGGTTCTGGTCGTTGTTGCTGTCACTGCTTTCTCTGCTCTCTCTCTTGCTTACTATAATCGATATATAAATAGTAACATCAAGAACAGCAAAAAGATTACCTCTAGCTCTATTCAG GTGTTAGGTTCTCCAAGTTTTGCGTTCTCTCAATTAGGAAGAAGCATTGTGAACCAGATTACTGGAAGCCAGTTTTTGCATTTTGGAGGTCTTCATAGAGAGGCCCATGAAGTAGAAAGCCAAGGATCTGTGGAGAAGGCAAGTGAAAATAGCCATGAGTTCGAGGAAAAAGAGACCCATGTACAATTTCAGGAGACTGCGTCATTGCATGGCAGTTCTCTTTTGATAAAAGCAGTGGAGTCTTCTGGTGCTAATTTTGTTGCCGCTAATGTTTGTGATACTGTGGTTGTTGAAGAATCTGAAGTTGGTGATGCAAGGGTATCTCCTTTACCTTCCGTGCTCAGTGAATCAGGCTCTGCACTACCTCTTATTTTTGCAACACAAATGACTGAGTTGACACAGGAAAAAAGTGGAGAAGAAATTGAGTTTGGTTCTGAGTTGTCTGGATCGGTGGAAAAGGTGAAGTCTAATGCTGTTTTGGTTCCTGTAGATAACGAGTCTATTGAAAAGGCTGAGCTTTCTAGCTATAACGGTGCCATTAGCCAATCTGTTAGAGAAGATCTTTACACCTTTTATGGGGCGAACCGATCAGTGGTAAAATCTGCATCCAATCTAGGTTTAAAAGAAACATCTTCTCATGCCTCCCTGCTTAAAAGCAAAAGATTTTCTTCCTTGAAAATGAATACTGGACTAGAGACGGAAGATTTATCTTCTCAGCAGCCTCTTCAAGCTGCAG ATCATGTTCAAAAAACAATGCCTCCTGCACATTATGAAGGAGGGTCTTTCCATAAAAGTAAAAACCTTCCAGGAAGCAAGGAAAGAAAACATCCGATTCAAGATAGCCATTCAAAACTCCGACAGCTGCCCTCCCCAAATGGCATTCCTTCTAAAGTAAAAGACCATCCTCCAGAGGAATACAATGCTTACAATCGTTTGCTAAGAGAGGGGAG GTTAGCTGAGTGTTTAGATTTGCTTGAAGATATGGAAAGGAGGGGTTTGTTAGACATGAATAAG GTTTACCATGTGAAGTTTTTCAAACTCTGCAGAAGTCAAAAGGCTGTCAAGGAAGCTTTTCGTTTCTGCAAGCTGGTTCAAAACCCAACCTTGAGTACATTTAACATGCTAATGTCTGTGTGTGCTACTTCACAAAATTCAGCTG GGGCTTTTGAAGTTCTACAACTTGCCAAAGCTGTTGGATTGAAAGCTGACTGCAAACTTTACACAACTTTAATATCAACATGTGCTAAGAGTGGAAAAGTTGATGCAATGTTTGAA GTGTTTCATGAGATGGTTAATGCTGGTGTGGAACCAAATGTTCATACTTATGGAGCACTTATTGATGGTTGTGCCAGAGCAGGACAAGTTGCCAAGGCATTTGGTGCATATGGGATAATGAGATCTAAG AATGTGAAGCCAGACCGAGTAGTCTTCAATGCACTTATCACTGCATGTGGTCAATCAGGAGCAGTGGATCGTGCCTTTGATGTATTAGCGGAAATGACAGGTGAGGCACAGCCTATTGATCCTGATCACATCACTGTTGGTGCACTGATAAAGGCTTGCACAAATGCTGGTCAG gttgaccgGGCACAGGAAGTGTACAACATGGTCCATAAATATAACATTAAGGGCACTCCCGAAGTTTATACAATAGCCATTAATTCTTGCAGCCAGATTGGCGATTGGGAGTTTGCATGCAAGGTGTTTGATGACATGACAAGAAAAGGCGTGGTCCCTGATGAG ATGTTTCTCAGTGCATTGATAGATGTAGCAGGCCATGCTGGAAAGATGGATGCTGCATTTGAAATCATACAAGAAGCCAAGGCTAAAGGAGCACAACTTGGAATTATACCATATAGCTCATTAATGGGAGCTTGTTGCAAT GCCAAAAACTGGCAGAAGGGACTGGAGCTCTATGAGGATATAAAGTCCATGAAAATAAAGCCAACAGTCGCAACTATGAATGCTTTGATCACTGCCTTGT GTGATGGAGATCAACTTCCCAAGGCTCTTGAAGTGTTGTCAGAAATGAAGGCATGGGGCCTGCGCCCAAATACCATCACATACTCCATACTCTCAGTGGCAAGCGAGAG AAAGGATGATCTGGAGGCTGGCCTCATGCTTCTTTCTCAAGCCAAAAAAGATTGTGTAGCCCCTACCCTCATTATGAGTAAATGCATAATTA GCATGTGCTTGCGGAAATTTGAGAATGCTTGTACCCTTGGCGAGGCTGTTTTGTCTTTCAACTCAGGAAGGGcacaaattgaaaacaaatg GACATCAGTGGCGTTAATGGTCTACCGAGGAACAATTGCAGCTGGTGAGAAGCCTACAATTGAACTTGTCTCACAGGTTTTGGGATGCCTGCAGATCCCTTGTGATGCCACACTGAAAAACAGACTTGTAGAAAATCTGGGTGTCACTGCTGTCTCGTCAAGATACTCTAACCTATGTTCATTGGTGGATGGGTTTGGAGAGTATGATCCTCGTGCTTTTTCATTACTTGAG ATTTGCCATTTACAGGAAGCTGCCGCTCTTGGAATTGTGCCATGTGTATCCTTCAAAGAGAGTCCTATTACCATGGATGCTAAACAGTTGCAAATTCATATTGCTGAG GTGTACTTCTTAACAATTTTGAAAGGTCTGAAACATCGGCTTGCTGCTG GTGCAAAGTTACCGAACGTAACCATTTTACTGCCCGTAGAGAAGGCACAAGTCATAACCCTTGAAGGAGAGAAAACAATCAATGTAGCAGGACG GATCAGCCGGGCAGTTGCATCCCTTTTGAGAAGGCTAGGACTACCTTACCAAGGGAATGAATCATACGGGAAAATTAGAATCAATGGGATTTCCTTGAGAAGATGGCTTCAGCCAAAGCTTGATTCTCCTTTCAGTGGAAAACCAGGAGAATGGAGTACATCCCTGTCACGACTAGGAAAAGGAATAAGCTTCCAGCAACGCAATATTCGCACTGGTGATTTTTCTTTAGAATAA
- the LOC18097897 gene encoding 60S ribosomal protein L23: MSNGKRIACCVAFCPSSCPRAEEYRRLRWAVAQGIKGRLNRLSSACVGDMVMATVKKGKPDLRKKVMPAVIVRQRKPWRRKDGVFMYFEDNAAGIIVNPKGEMKGSAITGPIGKECADLWPRIASAANAKSFNLSVPFFWELYCR; the protein is encoded by the exons ATGTCAAATGGAAAGAGGATTGCGTGTTGCGTTGCCTTTTGCCCTTCATCTTGTCCAAGAGCGGAGGAGTATAGGAGGCTAAGGTGGGCTGTAGCCCag GGAATTAAGGGTCGCTTGAACCGCTTGTCTTCTGCCTGCGTTGGTGATATGGTCATGGCCACTGTCAAGAAGGGGAAGCCTGATCTCAGAAAGAAGGTTATGCCTGCTGTCATTGTTAGGCAGCGTAAGCCTTGGCGCCGAAAGGATGgtgttttcatgtattttgaagaTAATGctg ctGGTATCATTGTGAACCCCAAAGGAGAAATGAAAGGCTCAGCAATTACCGGTCCAATTGGGAAGGAGTGTGCTGATCTTTGGCCTAGGATTGCAAGTGCAGCTAATGCTAAGAGCTTTAATTTGTCTGTTCCTTTTTTTTGGGAATTATACTGTCGTTAA
- the LOC7453623 gene encoding auxin-responsive protein SAUR21 yields the protein MGIRLPSMIHNVKHIIKGKSLHCRNQPDVPKGHVAIYVGEMQRKRFVVPISYLSHPSFQDLLNRAEEEFGFNPPMGCLTIPCREEAFINLASTLQASS from the coding sequence atggGCATTCGTTTACCATCCATGATTCACAATGTCAAGCATATAATCAAAGGCAAATCTCTTCACTGTAGAAATCAACCAGATGTACCAAAAGGACATGTAGCGATATATGTTGGAGAAATGCAAAGGAAGAGGTTTGTGGTGCCAATATCGTACTTGAGCCATCCTTCATTTCAAGACTTGCTTAATCGAGCCGAGGAAGAGTTTGGCTTCAATCCTCCAATGGGTTGTCTTACAATTCCTTGCAGAGAAGAAGCCTTCATTAATCTTGCCTCTACATTGCAGGCCtcatcatga